A single window of Nocardia higoensis DNA harbors:
- a CDS encoding DUF4333 domain-containing protein: protein MSGPFGPNEAGEGRNDPTQVWSGQQPPGAAGPTQQWGGQTPPVQPTQQWADPNQAQQQWGQPQQQWGQTGGQPQQPWGQTPGQPQPAQQWGQTPGQPQPQQQWGQTPGQPQQSWGQTPGQPQPQQQWGQAPGQQPQRSGGKTGLIIGLAVVGVLVLGGIVTLVLLLTATDKLDQNAVQNGVSSVLKDSYGITDVADVSCPADQKVEIDHTFQCTLKVNGEDKKVNIKVTKEDGTYEVGRPS, encoded by the coding sequence ATGAGCGGCCCGTTTGGACCGAACGAAGCGGGGGAGGGACGCAACGATCCCACCCAGGTGTGGAGTGGCCAGCAGCCGCCCGGCGCCGCGGGCCCGACCCAGCAGTGGGGTGGGCAGACTCCGCCCGTCCAGCCGACCCAGCAGTGGGCCGACCCGAATCAGGCTCAGCAGCAGTGGGGCCAGCCGCAGCAGCAGTGGGGCCAGACCGGCGGTCAGCCCCAGCAGCCGTGGGGTCAGACGCCCGGTCAGCCGCAGCCAGCGCAGCAATGGGGGCAGACGCCCGGTCAGCCGCAGCCTCAGCAGCAGTGGGGGCAGACCCCGGGACAGCCGCAACAATCCTGGGGCCAGACGCCCGGTCAGCCGCAACCTCAGCAGCAGTGGGGGCAGGCCCCGGGGCAGCAGCCACAGCGCTCCGGTGGCAAGACCGGCCTGATCATCGGCTTGGCCGTGGTCGGCGTGCTCGTTCTCGGCGGCATCGTCACGCTGGTGCTGTTGCTCACCGCCACCGACAAGCTGGACCAGAACGCCGTGCAGAACGGCGTCTCGTCGGTGCTGAAGGACTCCTACGGCATCACCGACGTCGCCGACGTCTCCTGCCCGGCGGACCAGAAGGTGGAGATCGACCACACCTTCCAGTGCACGCTGAAGGTCAACGGCGAGGACAAGAAGGTCAACATCAAGGTCACCAAGGAGGACGGCACCTACGAGGTCGGCCGCCCCAGCTAG
- a CDS encoding M24 family metallopeptidase, producing the protein MSSHTHARFAADVYRDRLERAVTAMRTASLDALLITPGPDLRYLIGSAAQSFERLTCLVITSDGATPSVVVPKLELPGLADSAAGELGLRVLDWVDGVDPYQIVKSSLHAGSRVAVADAMPALHLVPLAAAFSGLPTSATPVLRELRMIKDAAEIEALRRAGAAIDRVHARMGEFLRAGRTEAEVGADIEAALIEEGHLSAEFVIVGSGPHGADPHHGVSDRRIERGDVVVVDIGGPVEPGYFSDCTRTYALGEPSPEIAGRMAELERAQAAAVAAVRPGVSAESVDAAARDLLTEAGVGDAFVHRTGHGIGLSVHEEPYIVAGNDLTLRPGMAFSIEPGIYFRGSWGARIEDIVIVTEDGCESVNNRPHGLTVL; encoded by the coding sequence ATGAGTTCGCACACGCATGCCAGGTTCGCGGCGGATGTTTACCGAGACCGGCTCGAGCGCGCGGTGACCGCGATGCGCACCGCCAGCCTCGACGCACTGCTCATCACCCCCGGACCGGATCTGCGCTACCTCATCGGTTCGGCGGCCCAGTCCTTCGAACGGCTGACCTGCCTGGTCATCACCTCCGACGGCGCGACGCCGTCGGTCGTGGTGCCGAAGCTGGAACTACCCGGCCTGGCCGATTCGGCCGCGGGTGAACTCGGGCTGCGCGTTCTGGACTGGGTCGACGGGGTCGATCCGTACCAGATCGTGAAATCCAGCCTGCACGCCGGCTCGCGGGTCGCCGTCGCCGACGCCATGCCCGCGCTGCATCTCGTTCCGCTGGCCGCCGCGTTCAGCGGGCTGCCCACCTCCGCGACGCCGGTGCTGCGGGAACTGCGGATGATCAAGGACGCCGCCGAGATCGAGGCGCTGCGCCGCGCGGGCGCCGCGATCGACCGCGTGCACGCCCGGATGGGCGAATTCCTGCGGGCCGGGCGCACCGAGGCCGAGGTCGGCGCGGACATCGAGGCGGCGCTGATCGAGGAAGGCCATCTCTCGGCCGAATTCGTCATCGTGGGCAGCGGACCGCACGGCGCCGACCCGCACCACGGGGTCTCCGACCGGCGCATCGAGCGCGGTGACGTGGTGGTCGTCGACATCGGCGGCCCCGTCGAACCCGGCTATTTCTCCGACTGCACCCGCACCTATGCCCTCGGTGAGCCGTCACCGGAGATCGCGGGTCGCATGGCCGAACTCGAGCGGGCCCAGGCCGCCGCCGTCGCCGCCGTGCGTCCCGGCGTGAGCGCCGAATCGGTGGACGCCGCCGCGCGCGACCTGCTGACCGAGGCCGGGGTCGGCGACGCCTTCGTGCACCGCACCGGGCACGGCATCGGTCTGTCCGTGCACGAGGAGCCCTACATCGTCGCGGGCAACGACCTCACATTGCGCCCCGGCATGGCGTTCAGCATCGAGCCCGGCATCTACTTCCGCGGCTCGTGGGGCGCGCGCATCGAGGACATCGTCATCGTCACCGAGGACGGCTGCGAGTCGGTCAACAACCGCCCGCACGGGCTCACGGTTCTGTGA
- a CDS encoding DEAD/DEAH box helicase has protein sequence MSASSDTLGQVNNLGSRTSELDEFSAALSFTLDPFQREACAALEDGHGVLVCAPTGAGKTVVGEFAVHLALAAGGKCFYTTPIKALSNQKFADLTARHGRENVGLLTGDQSINPGAPVVVMTTEVLRNMLYASSDALRGLSYVVMDEVHFLADRFRGAVWEEVILHLPEEVRLVSLSATVSNAEEFGAWMGTVRGDTTVVVDETRPVPLWQHVMVGRRMFDLFDSESSQQKVVVDGELVRYIKHREEADRMESWGGPRGRGGPRRMFRPLPRPEVLAKLDEEGLLPAITFIFSRAGCDGALAQCLRSRLDLSRSADAAEIDAVIEKHTGDLPKGDLEVLGYWEWREALHRGLAAHHAGMLPAFRHTVEELFVRGLVRAVFATETLALGINMPARTVVLERLVKFNGETHAELTPGEYTQLTGRAGRRGIDVEGHAVVLWQPEVDTSAVAGLASTRTYPLRSSFKPGYNMSINLIDRMGAAEARALLERSFAQFQADRSVVGLVRGIERNEGQLRGLRDQLGGAEGGFLEYIALRERIKQRERQLLQQSRSDRRGQAVQALVSLRRGDVVAIPSGRRMGLAVVLEPDATPGDPRPLVLTEDKWAGRVSVHDFPVPAETLGHMRLPRRVDHRTARTRRDLASALRSTGISAPGHARRGKRSEAAEDRELETLRRTLRAHPAHKRPDREQMSRIGERYNRILRETESMRQKVAATTNSLARTFDRILGLLEERGFVHEGEVTADGRRLARIYAESDLVVAECLRRGVWRGLGPAELAAVVSILVYESRQEGGYLGPAGPTQPVKRAVGATIDIWSELRGDEARHKLPPTREPDLGFVTGVHLWARGDGLAEALLAGGDQGTPLSAGDFVRWCRQVIDLLDQIHNTADDTEVASTAAKAVRAIRRGVVAVDAA, from the coding sequence GTGTCGGCGTCCTCCGATACCCTCGGACAGGTGAACAACCTGGGGTCGCGAACGAGCGAGCTGGACGAATTCTCCGCGGCGCTGAGCTTCACCCTCGATCCCTTCCAGCGTGAGGCGTGCGCGGCTCTCGAGGACGGGCACGGGGTGCTGGTCTGCGCGCCGACCGGCGCGGGCAAGACCGTGGTCGGGGAGTTCGCGGTGCATCTGGCCTTGGCGGCGGGCGGCAAGTGTTTCTACACCACGCCGATCAAGGCGCTGTCCAATCAGAAGTTCGCCGACCTGACCGCGCGCCACGGCCGTGAGAACGTCGGCCTGCTCACCGGTGATCAGTCGATCAACCCGGGCGCGCCGGTGGTGGTGATGACCACCGAGGTGCTGCGCAATATGCTCTACGCCTCCTCCGACGCGCTGCGCGGGCTGTCGTATGTGGTCATGGACGAGGTGCACTTCCTCGCCGACCGGTTCCGCGGCGCGGTGTGGGAGGAGGTCATCCTGCACCTGCCCGAGGAGGTGCGGTTGGTCAGTCTCTCGGCCACGGTCAGCAATGCCGAGGAGTTCGGCGCGTGGATGGGCACGGTGCGCGGTGACACCACCGTGGTGGTCGATGAGACCAGGCCGGTGCCGTTGTGGCAGCACGTCATGGTCGGGCGGCGGATGTTCGACCTGTTCGACAGCGAATCCAGCCAGCAGAAGGTGGTCGTCGACGGGGAACTGGTGCGCTACATCAAGCACCGCGAGGAAGCCGACCGGATGGAGAGCTGGGGCGGGCCGCGCGGTCGAGGCGGGCCGCGGCGTATGTTCCGCCCGCTGCCGCGCCCGGAGGTGCTGGCCAAGCTGGACGAGGAAGGGCTGCTGCCCGCGATCACCTTCATCTTCAGCCGTGCGGGCTGTGACGGCGCGCTGGCCCAGTGCCTGCGGTCGCGGCTGGATCTGAGCAGGTCCGCCGACGCCGCGGAGATCGACGCGGTGATCGAGAAGCACACCGGCGATCTGCCCAAGGGTGATCTCGAGGTGCTCGGTTACTGGGAGTGGCGGGAGGCGCTGCACCGCGGGCTGGCCGCCCACCACGCGGGCATGCTGCCCGCCTTCCGGCACACCGTCGAGGAACTGTTCGTGCGCGGCCTGGTCCGCGCCGTGTTCGCCACCGAGACCCTCGCCCTGGGCATCAACATGCCCGCCAGGACGGTGGTGCTCGAACGGCTGGTGAAGTTCAACGGCGAAACGCACGCCGAACTGACTCCTGGCGAATACACCCAGCTGACCGGGCGGGCGGGGCGGCGCGGTATCGACGTCGAGGGCCACGCGGTGGTGCTCTGGCAGCCCGAGGTCGACACCAGCGCCGTGGCCGGTCTGGCCTCCACCCGCACCTATCCGCTGCGCAGTTCCTTCAAGCCCGGCTACAACATGTCGATCAATCTGATCGACCGGATGGGTGCGGCCGAGGCGCGGGCGCTGCTCGAGCGGTCCTTCGCCCAGTTCCAGGCCGATCGTTCGGTGGTCGGGCTGGTGCGGGGCATCGAACGCAACGAAGGACAGCTGCGCGGTCTGCGCGATCAGCTCGGCGGCGCCGAGGGCGGTTTCCTGGAGTACATCGCGCTGCGCGAGCGGATCAAGCAGCGCGAACGCCAGTTGCTCCAGCAGAGCCGGTCCGATCGCCGCGGGCAGGCGGTGCAGGCGCTGGTCTCGCTGCGCCGCGGTGACGTCGTGGCGATCCCGTCCGGGCGTCGCATGGGCCTGGCTGTCGTCCTGGAACCCGATGCCACCCCGGGTGACCCGCGTCCGCTGGTGCTCACCGAGGACAAGTGGGCGGGCCGGGTCTCGGTGCACGACTTCCCGGTGCCCGCCGAGACGCTCGGGCACATGCGGCTGCCGCGCCGGGTCGATCACCGCACCGCACGCACCCGTCGCGATCTCGCCTCGGCCCTGCGCAGTACCGGCATCAGCGCGCCGGGGCACGCGCGCCGGGGCAAGCGCTCCGAGGCCGCCGAGGACCGTGAACTCGAGACGCTGCGGCGCACCCTGCGCGCGCATCCGGCGCACAAGCGTCCGGATCGCGAGCAGATGAGTCGCATCGGTGAACGCTACAACCGGATCCTGCGCGAGACCGAGAGCATGCGCCAGAAGGTTGCCGCCACCACGAACTCGCTGGCACGCACCTTCGACCGCATCCTCGGCCTGCTCGAGGAACGCGGCTTCGTGCACGAGGGTGAGGTCACCGCCGACGGGCGCAGGCTGGCGCGCATCTACGCCGAGAGTGATCTGGTGGTGGCCGAATGTCTGCGCCGCGGCGTGTGGCGCGGGCTGGGTCCGGCCGAGCTGGCCGCGGTGGTGTCGATCCTGGTCTACGAATCCCGGCAGGAAGGCGGTTATCTCGGTCCGGCCGGTCCGACGCAGCCGGTCAAGCGGGCCGTCGGCGCGACGATCGACATCTGGAGCGAGTTGCGCGGGGACGAGGCCCGCCACAAACTGCCGCCCACCAGGGAGCCGGATCTCGGCTTCGTCACCGGTGTCCACCTGTGGGCGCGCGGCGACGGATTGGCCGAGGCGTTGCTGGCGGGAGGTGATCAGGGCACCCCGCTGTCGGCGGGCGATTTCGTCCGTTGGTGCAGGCAGGTGATCGACCTGCTCGACCAGATCCACAACACCGCCGACGACACCGAAGTGGCTTCCACGGCGGCCAAGGCGGTGCGCGCCATCCGGCGGGGTGTCGTGGCGGTGGACGCCGCGTAG
- a CDS encoding 5'-3' exonuclease has protein sequence MTSAATPGGPLLLLDGASLWFRAFHAIPDKLTAEDGRSVNAVRGFTDMVASLITRFGPSRLVVALDLDWRPPFRVELVPSYKAHRVAVEGPPDAEEVPDRLTPQVEMILEVLAAAGIATGGAPGLEADDVLGTLAHRERDDEVIVVSGDRDLLQLVRDDPAPPVRVFYAGRGLAKAELFGPAEVAAKYHVPQKNAGPAYADLATLRGDASDGLPGVAGIGEKSAATLIARFGSLEALRAAVADPAADLAPAARAKLIAAADYLDAAAPVVRVVRDAEIALSRSDRLPAAPADLDRLLALATAYNAESPVQRLVKALAAPRG, from the coding sequence GTGACGTCTGCTGCGACTCCCGGCGGCCCGCTGCTGCTGCTCGACGGCGCCAGTCTCTGGTTCCGCGCCTTCCACGCCATCCCCGACAAGCTCACCGCCGAAGACGGCCGCTCGGTGAATGCGGTGCGCGGTTTCACCGACATGGTGGCCTCGCTGATCACCCGGTTCGGCCCGAGCAGGCTGGTGGTCGCCCTCGACCTGGACTGGCGGCCCCCGTTCCGGGTGGAGTTGGTCCCCTCCTACAAAGCCCACCGGGTGGCCGTCGAGGGACCACCCGACGCCGAGGAGGTGCCCGACCGGCTCACCCCGCAGGTCGAGATGATCCTCGAGGTCCTGGCCGCGGCGGGCATCGCCACCGGCGGCGCGCCCGGTCTGGAGGCCGACGACGTGCTGGGCACCCTCGCGCACCGCGAACGCGACGACGAGGTGATCGTCGTCAGCGGCGACCGTGATCTCCTGCAACTGGTCCGCGACGACCCCGCTCCCCCGGTCCGGGTGTTCTACGCCGGTCGCGGCCTGGCCAAGGCCGAACTGTTCGGCCCCGCCGAGGTCGCCGCCAAATACCATGTCCCTCAAAAGAACGCGGGCCCGGCCTACGCCGATCTCGCGACCCTGCGCGGCGACGCCTCCGACGGCCTGCCCGGCGTGGCGGGCATCGGCGAGAAGTCCGCGGCGACACTCATCGCACGCTTCGGATCACTGGAGGCGCTGCGCGCGGCGGTCGCCGACCCCGCGGCCGATCTCGCACCCGCCGCACGCGCGAAACTGATTGCGGCAGCGGACTATCTGGATGCGGCGGCGCCGGTGGTGCGCGTGGTCCGCGACGCGGAGATCGCACTCTCGCGCTCCGACCGCCTGCCCGCCGCACCCGCCGATCTCGACCGGCTGCTGGCCCTCGCCACCGCCTACAACGCCGAGAGCCCCGTCCAGCGGCTCGTCAAAGCTCTGGCGGCGCCACGCGGCTGA
- a CDS encoding PPOX class F420-dependent oxidoreductase, translated as MPTTTAQLTPAAIEFTTERHLATLTTLRADGTPHVVAVGFTWDAEAGIARIITNDGSVKVRNVRRSGYAAVSQVDGPRWLTLEGPATVLDDPDSVAEAVRRYAGRYRQPRENPTRVVIAVQVRKVLSSSTLR; from the coding sequence ATGCCGACCACCACCGCGCAGTTGACGCCCGCCGCCATCGAATTCACCACCGAACGGCATCTGGCCACCCTCACCACCCTGCGCGCCGACGGCACCCCCCACGTGGTCGCCGTGGGATTCACCTGGGACGCCGAGGCCGGTATCGCCCGCATCATCACCAACGACGGTTCGGTGAAGGTGCGCAATGTGCGCCGCTCGGGATACGCGGCGGTCAGCCAGGTCGACGGCCCGCGTTGGCTCACGCTGGAGGGCCCTGCCACCGTGCTCGACGATCCGGACAGCGTCGCCGAGGCGGTTCGCCGCTACGCCGGTCGCTACCGGCAGCCTCGCGAGAATCCGACACGCGTGGTGATCGCCGTCCAGGTGCGCAAGGTGCTCTCCTCGAGCACCTTGCGCTGA